In a single window of the Acidobacteriota bacterium genome:
- a CDS encoding glycosyltransferase family 9 protein, with the protein MSLRVDVLKAIDALVGPALCALLARRAARLDRRPAADPPRRILVIRPGGIGDAVLFIPMLRALRRRWPQARLELLVEARNAGVVAGTDLADEVLRYDRPLAGLRRVLSRSYDLVIDTEQYHRLSAVVACLTGAPRRIGFATNIRRRLLTTGVPYDQELYEVYSFLELAERATGEPAPFDPDSPFLVPDAASARFAEERLRPLADLPRVAIHPGASIPERRWPPERYGEVARMLAERGIGIVILGGPKDGPAAAVIARAVSDRPHINLSGQCTLPQAAAVVARVAVYLSADSGVLHLAYAVGTPTVHLFGPGVSSKWGPPGSRFRIIESGVPCSPCTRFGFTPPCCQGLRCMLDITPQRVFTAVMEQLETEGAIAGAAGADG; encoded by the coding sequence ATGTCCCTGAGGGTGGATGTCCTCAAGGCGATCGACGCTCTCGTCGGCCCGGCGCTGTGCGCTCTTCTGGCCCGGCGCGCCGCGCGTCTCGACCGCCGGCCCGCCGCCGACCCTCCGCGCCGGATCCTGGTGATCCGGCCCGGAGGCATCGGCGACGCCGTGCTGTTCATTCCGATGCTTCGGGCCCTCAGGCGGCGGTGGCCGCAGGCGCGCCTCGAACTCCTGGTGGAGGCGAGGAACGCGGGCGTCGTCGCCGGAACCGACCTCGCGGACGAGGTGCTCCGTTACGACCGCCCGCTGGCCGGCCTGCGCCGCGTGCTGTCGCGCTCCTACGACCTCGTGATCGACACCGAGCAGTACCATCGGCTGTCCGCTGTCGTCGCCTGCTTGACGGGGGCTCCGCGGCGCATCGGATTCGCGACGAACATCCGGCGCCGGCTTCTCACCACCGGCGTTCCGTACGACCAGGAACTGTACGAGGTCTACTCCTTTCTCGAGCTGGCGGAGCGCGCCACCGGCGAGCCGGCACCTTTCGATCCCGACAGCCCGTTTCTCGTTCCCGATGCGGCGTCGGCGCGGTTCGCGGAGGAGCGGCTCCGCCCCCTGGCGGACCTCCCGCGGGTGGCGATTCATCCCGGCGCCTCGATCCCCGAGCGGCGCTGGCCCCCGGAGCGCTACGGGGAGGTGGCGCGCATGCTGGCGGAACGCGGCATCGGCATCGTGATCCTCGGCGGGCCGAAGGACGGTCCCGCGGCTGCGGTGATCGCGCGGGCGGTGAGCGATCGGCCGCACATCAACCTCTCCGGCCAGTGCACCCTCCCTCAGGCGGCCGCGGTGGTCGCCCGGGTGGCGGTCTACCTGAGCGCCGACTCCGGTGTCCTCCACCTCGCCTACGCGGTCGGCACCCCGACCGTGCATCTGTTCGGTCCCGGGGTGTCGTCGAAGTGGGGCCCCCCGGGCAGCCGCTTCCGGATCATCGAAAGCGGCGTCCCCTGCTCGCCGTGCACCCGGTTCGGCTTCACACCCCCGTGTTGCCAGGGACTCCGCTGCATGCTCGACATCACCCCGCAACGGGTCTTCACCGCCGTGATGGAGCAGCTCGAAACGGAGGGCGCGATCGCGGGGGCAGCGGGGGCCGACGGGTGA
- a CDS encoding HAD family hydrolase: MADDRGPFAGRDVALLDAGGTLLTLDTDRVRAALGEAGGRPTDAELLSAEAEARRWAGEAVRRTSDWRAIWDGYFTRMLEGAGVPAERIPAAIDRLWRANGVTGLWRRAMPGARQALERLRAAGYRLAVVSNAEGRVAEDLAAAGLADLLETVVDSHLVGVAKPDARIFEIALERLGVAPSRAFYVGDVPAFDVEGAKAAGLPVVLVDAAGLYPDVGVPRIKGIGELPDLLGL, from the coding sequence ATGGCTGACGATCGGGGGCCGTTCGCCGGTCGCGACGTCGCCCTGCTCGATGCGGGAGGGACGCTCCTCACGCTGGACACGGACCGGGTGCGCGCGGCGCTCGGGGAGGCCGGCGGGCGGCCCACCGATGCGGAGCTTCTGTCCGCGGAAGCGGAGGCGCGCCGGTGGGCGGGCGAGGCGGTGCGCAGGACTTCCGACTGGCGCGCGATCTGGGACGGCTACTTCACCCGGATGCTCGAGGGGGCGGGCGTCCCAGCGGAGCGGATTCCCGCCGCGATCGACAGGCTCTGGCGGGCCAACGGCGTCACCGGGCTTTGGCGCCGGGCGATGCCGGGGGCCCGGCAGGCCCTCGAACGGCTCCGGGCGGCGGGCTACCGTCTCGCGGTCGTGAGCAATGCCGAGGGGCGCGTCGCCGAGGACCTCGCCGCCGCCGGCCTCGCCGACCTGCTCGAGACGGTCGTCGACTCGCACCTCGTCGGGGTCGCGAAGCCGGACGCCCGGATCTTCGAAATCGCACTCGAGCGGCTCGGCGTCGCGCCGAGCCGGGCCTTCTACGTCGGAGACGTGCCCGCGTTCGACGTGGAGGGGGCGAAGGCCGCGGGGCTCCCGGTCGTCCTGGTCGACGCCGCCGGGCTCTACCCGGACGTCGGCGTCCCGAGGATCAAGGGGATCGGGGAGCTTCCCGATCTCCTCGGCCTGTGA